A stretch of the Geovibrio thiophilus genome encodes the following:
- a CDS encoding LutC/YkgG family protein, with protein sequence MNELAQTFIKYSESVSNKNLLLSFDEFSGTLGKQNFDYVSLKTDALPEKIITAGKEGIGDALVEADFAIAETGSVVIESTDERLRKATCLAERLHVAVPASKIVPSLEDVADFLEEKSSNPASFTAFITGASRTADIERVLTIGVHGPCEMTVYIITDR encoded by the coding sequence ATGAATGAACTTGCACAAACCTTTATTAAATATTCCGAAAGCGTGAGCAACAAAAACCTGCTTCTTTCTTTCGATGAGTTTTCAGGAACACTCGGCAAACAGAATTTCGACTATGTGAGCCTGAAAACGGACGCACTCCCCGAAAAAATAATTACAGCCGGAAAAGAGGGAATCGGCGATGCGCTGGTTGAGGCTGATTTTGCCATTGCGGAAACAGGAAGCGTTGTCATTGAAAGCACGGATGAGCGCCTGAGAAAGGCGACCTGTCTTGCTGAAAGGCTCCACGTCGCTGTTCCTGCGTCAAAAATAGTGCCTTCCCTTGAAGATGTTGCGGACTTCCTTGAAGAAAAATCATCAAATCCTGCGTCCTTTACGGCATTCATAACAGGGGCAAGCCGCACGGCGGACATAGAGAGAGTGCTTACCATCGGCGTTCACGGTCCCTGTGAAATGACAGTATATATTATAACGGACAGGTAG